One Salvia splendens isolate huo1 chromosome 22, SspV2, whole genome shotgun sequence DNA segment encodes these proteins:
- the LOC121786331 gene encoding peroxisomal 2,4-dienoyl-CoA reductase [(3E)-enoyl-CoA-producing]-like: MESPFSGDIVKGKVALLTGGGSGIGLDMAIQLGKHGASVAIMGRRKDVIDAAVASLASLAIPAIGYAGDVRKQEDARRVVEETVRHFGKLDILVNAAAGNFLVVAEDLSPNGFKTVMDIDTLGTFTMCHEAFPYLKTSGGLILNISFHNSSSNWYQVHASAAKAAVDSVTRNLALEWGADYDIRVNGISPGPIADTVGLSKLDPQDVDVEATTPLYKLGSKWDVSMAALYLASNAGKYINGVIIQVDGGLFLSKPRHHPRESVKQLSLAREKKLVATSKL, encoded by the exons ATGGAATCTCCGTTCAGTGGCGATATAGTGAAAGGAAAGGTAGCTCTGTTGACTGGTGGCGGGTCGGGCATCGGGCTCGACATGGCGATCCAGTTGGGCAAACACGGAGCCTCCGTTGCTATCATGGGCCGCCGCAAAGACGTTATCGACGCCGCCGTTGCCTCCCTCGCATCCCTCGCCATCCCC GCAATAGGGTATGCAGGGGACGTGAGGAAGCAAGAAGATGCGCGAAGAGTGGTGGAAGAGACGGTGAGGCATTTTGGGAAGCTGGACATTCTCGTCAATGCTGCTGCTGGCAATTTTCTGGTCGTTGCTGAGGATCTCTCGCCTAATGGTTTTAAGACAG TGATGGATATTGACACTCTTGGCACATTTACAATGTGTCATGAAGCTTTTCCCTACCTCAAGACTAGTGGTGGTCTTATACTTAACATCAGTTTTCACAACTCATCATCCAATTGGTATCAAGTCCATGCCTCTGCTGCCAAG GCAGCCGTCGACTCCGTCACAAGAAACCTAGCCCTGGAATGGGGTGCAGATTATGACATAAGAGTGAATGGGATATCTCCAGGCCCCATTGCAGACACAGTTGGCTTGTCCAAACTTGACCCTCAAGACGTAGATGTCGAAGCCACTACGCCTCTCTATAAACTCGGCTCAAAGTGGGATGTCTCCATGGCTGCTCTCTATCTTGCCTCTAACGCTG gCAAGTACATCAATGGAGTGATCATTCAAGTGGATGGAGGGCTCTTCCTAAGCAAGCCGAGGCATCATCCCAGAGAATCTGTTAAGCAGCTATCTTTGGCTAGGGAGAAAAAATTAGTGGCAACCAGCAAACTGTAG
- the LOC121786822 gene encoding uncharacterized protein LOC121786822 codes for MSVAPPILDGSNYQIWQIRMQAFLEGADLWEAVEVDYEVPPLGDNPTVTQIKANKERVIRKAKARSSLYAAVTPIIFNRIMHLDSAMSIWEFLKKKYEGNKRIKAMKAMNLKRELERVQMKDGESIQEFADKLLETANKLDVLATIASLENTKEISEILFAEVVSALQAQEQRKMLRTGEATIEGVMRAKVKHGSNWKKKADTKMSNTDAAGSQSGKGGNEACKHCGKTGHPFFKCWRRPDVKCRKCGKMGHIERICKGNNSPQGEARAAAGEVEKLFVASCHATRTTSE; via the exons ATGAGTGTTGCTCCTCCAATTCTGGATGGGAGCAACTACCAGATCTGGCAAATAAGGATGCAAGCCTTTTTGGAAGGGGCTGACTTGTGGGAGGCTGTGGAGGTTGACTACGAAGTACCTCCTTTGGGAGACAATCCAACAGTAACCCAAATCAAGGCTAACAAGGAACGTGTTATCAGGAAAGCGAAGGCGAGATCCAGTCTTTATGCTGCTGTCACTCCCATAATATTTAACAGAATCATGCATCTAGATTCTGCTATGAGTATTTGGGAGTTCTTGAAGAAGAAGTACGAAGGAAACAAAAGGATCAAAGCCATGAAGGCGATGAATCTGAAAAGGGAACTTGAAAGGGTGCAGATGAAGGATGGTGAATCAATTCAAGAGTTTGCAGATAAGCTACTGGAAACAGCCAACAAATTGGATGTGTTAG CAACGATAGCCTCTCTTGAGAACACCAAAGAGATCTCGGAGATATTATTTGCTGAAGTTGTGAGTGCTCTTCAAGCACAAGAGCAAAGGAAGATGTTGAGGACAGGTGAAGCAACTATTGAAGGTGTTATGCGAGCCAAGGTGAAGCATGGTAGTAactggaagaagaaggcagacaCCAAAATGTCCAACACTGATGCTGCTGGATCTCAATCTGGAAAAGGTGGTAACGAAGCCTGCAAACATTGTGGGAAGACCGGTCACCCGTTCTTCAAGTGTTGGAGGAGGCCAGATGTTAAATGCAGAAAATGTGGAAAGATGGGCCATATTGAGAGGATATGCAAGGGGAATAACTCACCACAAGGAGAGGCACGGGCTGCTGCAGGAGAAGTGGAAAAATTGTTTGTTGCTTCGTGTCATGCCACTAGAACTACAAGTGAATGA
- the LOC121787009 gene encoding GRAS family protein RAD1-like → MQLCYATIRETMENMRQDSAIRQFCAARAEEQELDHDLDHTWPSLDFTNDNENDAPQPEVDQLVNTFFNDNDDNNNNNEEDSITDDVYSRANVNQATDHDERGADEGLQLVHLLLTCAEAVGCRDAHLAHSILNQISPRLNPWGDSLQRVSHCFAIALKSRLLLLQHISPNGSFSTNNNRINASTVTKQERAQAFALLHKTTPYIAFGFAAANAAICQAANGKPSLHIVDLGMQHNLQWPSLLKSLSIQPSPPKIVRITGVITDPDAVAEELEHSMKRLCEYGIDLECNFVREVVSPLTLTREKLGLKEEEVLVVNSIMQLHKHVKESRGSLKTILQSIKKLGPDLVTVVEQDANHNGPFFLGRFLECLHYYAAVFDSLEWRLARGSGERMKIERWHMGEEICNVVACEGEDRVERHERAEQWRRQMGRAGFQVVGLECLDEVKGVVGGYGSEGYTLTVEKGCLQLGWKGRPIMMASAWQLNNLSSSAS, encoded by the exons ATGCAATTGTGTTATGCAACGATAAGAGAGACAATGGAGAATATGAGGCAAGACTCCGCCATCCGCCAGTTCTGCGCCGCCCGCGCCGAGGAGCAAGAGCTAGACCACGACCTCGATCACACATGGCCGTCGCTTGATTTCACCAACGACAATGAAAACGACGCTCCTCAACCCGAGGTAGACCAACTGGTCAACACCTTCTTCAATGACAACGacgacaacaacaacaacaacgaaGAAGATTCAATCACCGACGATGTTTACTCACGTGCAAATGTCAATCAAGCCACAGATCACGACGAAAGAGGCGCAGACGAGGGGCTTCAGCTAGTGCACCTCCTACTCACCTGCGCCGAGGCGGTCGGCTGCAGAGACGCTCACCTCGCCCACTCCATACTCAACCAGATCTCTCCTCGCCTCAACCCATGGGGCGACTCGCTCCAACGAGTCTCACATTGTTTCGCCATCGCATTAAAATCTAGGCTATTACTCCTCCAACATATATCTCCAAACGGCTCCTTTTCCACCAACAACAACAGAATCAACGCATCCACCGTTACAAAGCAGGAAAGGGCTCAGGCCTTCGCATTGCTCCACAAAACCACGCCCTACATCGCGTTCGGCTTCGCGGCCGCCAACGCCGCCATATGCCAAGCCGCAAATGGAAAGCCATCGCTGCATATTGTAGATCTAGGAATGCAGCATAATCTCCAATGGCCGTCTCTGCTTAAATCGCTGTCGATTCAACCCTCGCCGCCTAAAATTGTACGGATCACCGGTGTAATTACCGATCCAGACGCCGTCGCGGAGGAGCTAGAGCACAGCATGAAGAGATTGTGCGAATATGGAATTGATTTGGAGTGTAATTTCGTGAGGGAGGTGGTTTCGCCATTGACGCTCACTCGAGAAAAGCTAGGGCTGAAGGAGGAGGAGGTGTTGGTGGTGAACAGCATAATGCAGCTGCACAAGCACGTGAAGGAGAGCAGAGGCTCGCTGAAGACGATTCTCCAATCAATTAAGAAATTAG GTCCGGATTTGGTGACGGTGGTGGAGCAGGACGCGAACCACAACGGGCCGTTCTTTCTAGGGAGGTTTTTGGAGTGTTTGCACTACTACGCGGCGGTGTTCGACTCGCTGGAGTGGAGGCTGGCGAGGGGGAGCGGGGAGAGGATGAAGATAGAGAGGTGGCATATGGGGGAGGAGATATGCAACGTGGTGGCTTGCGAGGGGGAGGATCGGGTGGAGAGGCACGAGAGGGCGGAGCAGTGGCGGAGGCAGATGGGGAGGGCGGGGTTTCAGGTGGTGGGGTTGGAGTGTTTGGATGAGGTGAAGGGGGTGGTGGGTGGGTATGGGAGTGAAGGATACACGTTGACAGTGGAAAAGGGGTGCCTTCAGCTTGGGTGGAAAGGGAGGCCGATCATGATGGCCTCTGCTTGGCAGCTAAACAATCTGTCTTCTTCTGCTTCTTGA